GGATCAGCTTTTTCGAGAATTTCATCCAGATCGCTTGCCTGCTGTTCGCATGGGCGCTTGTGGTGCTGGCCTTTTTCATTTTGGCGATCCAGCTTTTCGTGACGCTGATCGAGTTCAAACTGGTGACGCTAGCCGGCTTTGTGCTGATCCCGTTCGGGTTGTTCGGCAAGACCGCCTTCATGGCTGAAAAGGTGCTTGGCAACGTAGTGTCGTCCGGCATCAAGGTCTTGGTCCTCGCCGTCATCATCGGCATCGGCTCGACACTGTTCTCGCAATTCACGGCCGGTTTCGGCGGGGCGACCCCGACCATCGACGACGCGATGGCGATTGTGCTCGCCGCGCTGTCGCTGCTTGGCCTCGGCATCTTCGGCCCCGGTATCGCCAACGGCATCGTTTCGGGCGGGCCGCAACTCGGCGCAGGCGCGGCCGTTGGCACGGGCCTCGCCGCTGGCGGCATGGTGCTTGCCGGCGGCGCGGCGGCTGGCGGCGGGGCCATGCTTGCCGCGAAGGGCGGCGCTGCTGCTCTGTCCGGTGGGGCCGCGGCCGTCCGCGGCGGCGCGACCGCCGCGGGCGCGGCGACCGCTGCCTATAGCGTCGGCTCGCTCGGCCAGTCCGGCGCGGCGGGCGTTGCCTCCGGCCTCGGCGGTGTCGCCCGAGCGGCAGGCTCGGCCGCCGTCTCGCCGCTCAAACGCGCAGCCTCCAGCGCAACATCCCGCGCAAGCGAAAGCGTCAAATCCAGCTTCTCCGCTGGCGTAAAGGCCGGCTTCGGCGCGACTGGCGGCAGCTCCACCATGGGCACGGTCGGCGGTGCGAGTGCCGATCCCGCAGCCGCGCCATCCAGCCCGGCCGGCGGTCCTCCGGCTTGGGCGCAGCGGATGCAGCGCCGGCAGGCCATGAACCATGGCACCACCATGACCGCCCATGCCGTCCGCTCCGGCGACAGCCACGGCTCCGGTTCCTCCGTCAACCTTTCCGAAAGTGACCGCTCATGAGCATCTTCAAACGACCAGCAACCCATTACGGCAAATCGCCCGAACCCGAGACGCCCTATCAGAAGGCCGCGCAGGCATGGGACGAGCGTATCGGCTCGGCCCGCGTGCAGGCGAGGAACTGGAGGCTCATGGCCTTCGGCTCCCTGATCCTTTCGGCCGGCTTTGCCTCGGCGCTGGTCTGGCAGTCCGCACGTGGGACCGTGGTGCCTTGGGTCGTTCAGGTCGATAATCTCGGTCAGGCGCAGACCGTCGCCCCCGCGAGCGCCGACTATCGCCCGACCGATCCGCAGATCGCGTTCCATCTCGGCCGCTTCATCGAGCAGGTCCGCGCGATCCCGGCCGACGCGATCATTGTCCGCCAGAACTGGCTTCGCGCCTATGAGTGGACCACGGATCGCGGTGCGGCGGCATTGAACGACTACGCCCGCACCAATGATCCCTTCACCCGCGTCGGCCGGAGCCAAGTCGCCGTCGAGGTGTCGAGCGTCATCCGGGCCTCGCCCAACAGCTTCCGCGTGGCGTGGACGGAAAGGCATTTCGAGAACGGCCAGCTTTCCACGACCGAACGATGGACGGCTATTCTCACCATCGTCATCCAGCCCCCGCGCGACGCCGAGCGCCTGCGCGCCAATCCGTTGGGAATATACGTCAATGCAATTTCGTGGTCGCGGGAGATGAGCCAATGAAAGCGTCAGCTTGCATCAATCACTTCGCTGATCTTCCCCTCGGAGATCATGAAGAACGAGGTGCCCGTCATCTCGATCTCCTGCCCGGCCTTCCAGCCGTTGGGCAGATCGGTTTTGACCTTGGCGCGATAGCCGATGCGCACCGCTGCACGGTCGTCTATGGCGATGCAGTCGAGGATCGTCTGTTCTCTTTCAGCAAACAACTGGACGCCCTGTTCCGCCAGCGCGCGAAATGCCTCGATCCCGTGCGTTTCGTTCGTCATCTCTCCGTTCGATCTGTTGATAAACCGAACGTCGCCCGACAGGCAGTCGAGCATCGCCTGAACATTCATCCTGTTGTAGGCGTCGATATACCGGGCAACAATCGTCGGCACAGAATCCATTCTGTCGGTTCCTCCTTACTGATCCTGAAGTCGCTAACCTATGCGATTTTTGCGTCGGCGGTGGCAATTACTTTGGCAGGCTGCGCGACCAACCGGACGCCGCAATTCAGCTACGACGCCAGCGTGCCGCCGCTGCCGACCGTGCAGGTGGCGGCAACCGACAACACGCCTCGGCCGCTGCATGTGCCCCCGGCATGGACCGTGGCGCGCGGCGGCACCGCCGCAGGCACGCCAACCGGCCGCGTCGAGAACGCCAATGCCGCCGCCCGCGTCGAGCCGCGCCGGGAAGGCTACTACAACGCCATCCAGATATATCCGTGGAGCGAAGGCGCGCTCTATCAGGTCTATGCCGCAGTCGGGCAGATCACGACCATTGCGCTGGAGCCGGGCGAGAGTCTGACCGGCGCGGGGCCGATTGCAGCCGGCGACACCGCCCGCTGGATCATCGGCGACACCGAGAGCGGCAGCGGTGCGAACCGCCGTGTCCATATCCTCGTGAAGCCGACACGGCCGGACATTTCCACCAACCTTGTCGTCACCACCGACCGACGCACCTACATGATCGAACTGCGCGCGCGGGAATCGCTCTACATGCCTTCCGTCGCATGGTCCTATCCCGCAACGCCCGGCCAGCGCCGCGCCGTCCCGGCCGCGCCAATCATCCCGGCCGAGGCTGCGCGGAACTATCGCTATGGCTTGCAGGTGCAGGGCGACAGCCCGCCATGGCGGCCGGTTTCGG
This genomic stretch from Devosia sp. YIM 151766 harbors:
- the trbF gene encoding conjugal transfer protein TrbF, which translates into the protein MSIFKRPATHYGKSPEPETPYQKAAQAWDERIGSARVQARNWRLMAFGSLILSAGFASALVWQSARGTVVPWVVQVDNLGQAQTVAPASADYRPTDPQIAFHLGRFIEQVRAIPADAIIVRQNWLRAYEWTTDRGAAALNDYARTNDPFTRVGRSQVAVEVSSVIRASPNSFRVAWTERHFENGQLSTTERWTAILTIVIQPPRDAERLRANPLGIYVNAISWSREMSQ
- the trbL gene encoding P-type conjugative transfer protein TrbL yields the protein MGNTGVIDSFLGVFTSYIDSGFGLLGGEVAFIATTLIVIDVTLAALFWAWGADDDIIARLVKKTLFVGVFAYIISNWNNLARIVFESFAGLGLMASGTGFSVTDLMRPGRVAQTGLDAGRPLLDSISDLMGWISFFENFIQIACLLFAWALVVLAFFILAIQLFVTLIEFKLVTLAGFVLIPFGLFGKTAFMAEKVLGNVVSSGIKVLVLAVIIGIGSTLFSQFTAGFGGATPTIDDAMAIVLAALSLLGLGIFGPGIANGIVSGGPQLGAGAAVGTGLAAGGMVLAGGAAAGGGAMLAAKGGAAALSGGAAAVRGGATAAGAATAAYSVGSLGQSGAAGVASGLGGVARAAGSAAVSPLKRAASSATSRASESVKSSFSAGVKAGFGATGGSSTMGTVGGASADPAAAPSSPAGGPPAWAQRMQRRQAMNHGTTMTAHAVRSGDSHGSGSSVNLSESDRS
- the trbG gene encoding P-type conjugative transfer protein TrbG yields the protein MAITLAGCATNRTPQFSYDASVPPLPTVQVAATDNTPRPLHVPPAWTVARGGTAAGTPTGRVENANAAARVEPRREGYYNAIQIYPWSEGALYQVYAAVGQITTIALEPGESLTGAGPIAAGDTARWIIGDTESGSGANRRVHILVKPTRPDISTNLVVTTDRRTYMIELRARESLYMPSVAWSYPATPGQRRAVPAAPIIPAEAARNYRYGLQVQGDSPPWRPVSVFDDGRRVYVVFPAGIVQGEMPPIFVLGANGEPQIVNSRIHQNVLIVDRLFGAAELRLGSGNRQQVVRIVRTNPTQAAAEPASTTTGGSSS
- a CDS encoding nuclear transport factor 2 family protein — encoded protein: MDSVPTIVARYIDAYNRMNVQAMLDCLSGDVRFINRSNGEMTNETHGIEAFRALAEQGVQLFAEREQTILDCIAIDDRAAVRIGYRAKVKTDLPNGWKAGQEIEMTGTSFFMISEGKISEVIDAS